From the genome of Vicia villosa cultivar HV-30 ecotype Madison, WI linkage group LG2, Vvil1.0, whole genome shotgun sequence, one region includes:
- the LOC131649923 gene encoding uncharacterized protein LOC131649923 has product MNEDSFVWWRNNSGFTVSNAYDSILSFDSLTPPLNNSVSLAFSRLWKSKVPSHIHIFGWRLIWNRLASKVELAKRGILLDPSMLMCSLCGWTQEDLDHLFLHCDIAKDWWHKLFLWLHLDEIIPSGTILERLFGLDDYCKSHFNLDVGMR; this is encoded by the exons ATGAATGAGGATTCTTTTGTTTGGTGGCGTAATAATTCCGGTTTCACGGTGAGTAATGCTTATGATTCCATTTTGTCTTTTGACTCTTTGACACCTCCGTTGAACAATTCGGTTAGCTTAGCTTTTTCTCGTTTATGGAAGTCAAAGGTGCCTAGTCACATTCATATTTTTGGTTGGAGATTGATTTGGAATAGACTAGCTTCGAAAGTTGAATTAGCTAAACGTGGAATTCTTTTAGATCCTAGTAtgttgatgtgttctttgtgcGGTTGGACTCAAGAGGATTTagatcatctttttcttcattgcgACATTGCTAAAGATTGGTGGCATAAGTTGTTTCTTTGGCTCCACTTGGATGAAATCATTCCGTCCGGAACAATTTTGGAGCGGCTTTTTGGCTTGGATGACTATTGTAAGTCGCATTTTAATTTAGATGTGG GAATGAGGTGA
- the LOC131646726 gene encoding uncharacterized protein LOC131646726 produces the protein MDSSKNTATSTPNNSPPVSPPHPPSEHDNTPTETNPIPEGSSENVIMKTAEEVWADLTAGDDGNEGGDGGNKDGGAQDGSASRPVAIAVTADGANVPVMRSGGAVGGRTKGSGSKKRKSNQVKDPPRGTPTCPECNRQFATWKAAFGHMRKHPERRHRGFFPPPTFESPQVPAAAAEGDGGNQVDDEEVQHVVRGLVMDLNQSLGAEEGSSAGGDSARKRRNQPASSEAALEPPPGSSAPSESRNRRNEPAPPAVDDEQNEEGRNKGFDLNKLPSSDDEEEIGEN, from the exons ATGGATTCTTCCAAGAACACAGCAACTTCTACCCCAAACAACTCTCCCCCGGTTTCCCCTCCACACCCTCCCTCTGAACATGATAACACCCCCACTGAAACAAACCCTATCCCTGAGGGTTCTTCTGAAAATGTTATCATGAAAACAGCGGAAGAAGTTTGGGCTGACTTAACTGCGGGTGATGATGGAAATGAAGGAGGTGATGGTGGTAACAAAGACGGTGGAGCCCAAGATGGTAGTGCTTCTAGGCCTGTGGCGATCGCTGTTACTGCGGACGGAGCAAATGTGCCTGTGATGAGGAGTGGTGGTGCTGTTGGTGGTAGAACTAAGGGTTCGGgttcgaagaaaagaaaaagtaatCAAGTGAAAGACCCTCCTCGAGGAACTCCTACTTGTCCAGAATGCAATAGACAGTTTGCGACATGGAAGGCAGCGTTTGGACATATGAGAAAACATCCCGAACGCCGACACCGTGGTTTTTTTCCGCCACCTACTTTTGAATCACCACAAGTGCCTGCGGCTGCGGCTGAgg GTGATGGTGGTAATCAGGTCGATGATGAAGAAGTACAACATGTTGTAAGAGGACTTGTGATGGATCTAAACCAATCCCTTGGAGCGGAGGAAGGGTCTTCTGCTGGCGGCGACAGTGCTAGAAAAAGGAGGAACCAACCAGCCTCATCTGAAGCAGCACTTGAACCACCACCGGGGTCCTCAGCCCCATCAGAGAGTAGGAATAGGAGAAATGAACCGGCACCACCTGCAGTGGATGATGAACAAAATGAGGAGGGAAGAAACAaaggttttgatttgaacaaattacCTTCATCTGATGATGAGGAAGAAATCGGAGAGAATTGA